TACTGTTCCTCGGCCACCCGAATAACCACCTGCATGCACCCTCCACCATGTACATCTCCAGTTGGGTCGCTAGGCCTCAATTGAGTCGGGCCCATATGGGCATTGAATCGGACTCGAGTTCAACCTCAGCCAATCTCCGTTTTCGGTTCAGTTCAGGCCACATTCCGATTCCAGCCCAAGCTAATTGACAATGCTGCCGtctctttctttcccttttgaTTCTATTTGGTTTATTTGGTTCTAATGAAATGTGTAGGGTTTTTCCTCTTGGGATCCCTCCCCCAGGCGCCTGGCCCGTTCTAACGTGGGCCACCCAATCCTTGGGCTCGTCATCCACCATGAGCACAGCTGCCGACGATGTCTCCGTTTGGCCACTCAACAATCCCGAGCACTCCTTCCGCCTGCCCACCTGCTGGTACGCGTACCCACCACGGAAAAGTGTGCCATCATGCTGATCTTGCGCATTGACTTGTCTCCctgatggattttttttttttttttataaaatcagCATTTGATATAGCTCTCATATGAGTATGGCCAGACAAGTCAAAAGAAAGACCGCTGATGTCTTCGGTACCAtgtccttttttcctttttttgctagaccaaaaaaaaagaggggggagAGAAAGACCTCACCCGTGTAGCAACTCCCATTGGGCTCTCTTCCTACTggagaatgttcgatacggATAAACAAGTTCTACTCATATCCTCTCTACTCGTGGATTGCCCCACatatgagtacgtcacaccagcaCCCGACGAATCAAATGGCAACTCCACCAGGCAAATCAGGCAAAGAGCATCCGGTTTCCACATTTAATCAACACCCGCACGTTTCGAACCTAGATTACTCCGATGAAATCTTAGCCCCGTTCCAACCGTACTATTACCTCGGTGGTTCAGCACTGTCTTtggccttaaaaaaaaaaaaaaaaaacctccctTGGGTGATGTGCTTTGATGGCGCAGCGGATTTCGCCGATGGGACCTTGGCTGGAGGGGCCCCCTCCAAGCTGCTTCGAGCATGCCGTCAACATCCCAGCCTGATTCCATGGCACCGAGCAACTTCTCCGACAGATTCCGTTCTAATTCTGGCGACCAGACCGGAGACATGATTGGCAACTGCAGGGGTAAGGACATATTTGTGAATGCCTGAGCTGCAACCACCCAATCCCATCGTCAAACCTGATTTACCATATATCTCTCCCAAACAACTGGTGCCGTGGGGGACTTAACCACGGACAAATTATTGGTGGGTCATCtattatgttatttttttttatatataaaatgccatgataaaaaaaaataaaagtacgTTCTGAGTCTTCTGACATCGAAGGAAAAAGACCACTGTCCATACACGgttaagacaaagaagaagaaaaaaaaataaaaaagaaaactgtAATGAGGTCTACAATAACATTATTCTGAATCCAACATTAACTAGTGTCCCATAATCATTCCGCGAGCCTTCGCCATCAAGATTCAAGGCAACTGATACCGACACACCCAGCTCTTCAACCATTCTCTAGGTTCCAGGTGTTCACCATTTTTTTCACCTTCCCGCTACTACTCTTCCTCAGTAAAGAGAGATCACACAAGTAAATCTCAGCCAGAGATATATATACCCTAAAATCACGGTCCACACAAGGAGATCAAACTCGTATACATAGAACATTCAAAATACACTTCTATGCACTAACTCATCACTCAAATACATTCCTTACATTGTGTGAAGAAGGTGGAAACATGCTTacagattctgcacgctaacaAACATCACCTTACATGTTTCGAGCTGAAGCagggaaaaaacaaaagaaaaaaagtatggATACCATGCGCTGATTACGAAAGTACCGCTTAGAGATCCAGTGCATGTGCTTCAATCTTCTGTGCCACAACCAATGCCACATTAGAAGCCAGATGATTCTGAATTCTCCTATGGATGGTTTagttatagaaaaaaaaaaaaaaaagctaagcaAAAGCAACAGCTATACAAGAAGCATTAAGATATCAGTATGCAGCTGTAATGAACTCTAACATCTATGACACAAGTAATCTACATGCTCAGGTAATGATAAATTTCCATAATTTCTCTTTCGTAGATAACctatcctcatcctcatcctcaacTTCATCATCACCATCTCGGTTGCATCTATCCTGCTCTTTAATTTTGCCACCATCATCAGCAGTTTGTTCCATTGTAGACTGacattaaaaaaggaaaaagagagaaaaaaagaaacatgtaAGAAAGTGCAACAAGCCTCCCCCTCACCCCAAGGAAATTTGAAGATGGCGGTAACTTTAAAGTTTACCATAGTAAGTTATATAAATCACAAGCAAATAAACAGATAATTAAAACCATTCTGGCAAAAATATGTTTCGAGGTACATAAGGAAATCCACATGCTGCAAAGGAGGCATAATTTAAGACTAATCAGCTGGCTTACATAATTGGGTACTGAGACTATTGCCCTGTAATTCTGGATATTTTTGCCATAAAGGCAATGCATACATTTGAGTCAAGATTGGCCAGTACCAATACTTACCTGCTACTGTTATCTGCTATAACCAATCCACTAAATCCTCGTGAACTTGTATATCGCAAGTTCATcgggaaaaaaaatcaacatatGAGATGATCCACTCTGTGGATCGGTGGCACCTGCAAAGTCTAAATCAGtgcaaacaaagcaatttggacCATGTAAGTGCTTTATAATAAGTTATTTAGGTCCAAGTTTGAGTCTCCAAGCATTTATAATACTTGAATAGCTTTCCAAAGGAGAGTGTGAATTTTATAACATCCAGGCTAAAGAAGGGATAACAGAAGATGTGTACAGCAGAAGCAAATAGGACTGGGAGGGAAGAATACTGTAGAAAATCATTATGATCAAGAAAGAACAGTttatttttgggaaaaaaaagcaTTATTAGAGTAATGTTTGCCAAACCATAGAAACTAACAAACTGATGATGCCATAATTGCtagttatttttctatttttttttagagaaaGGGAGACCCACCCCACCCTATAATTATCTAGGTCCAAATACTTGGAGATGGACCACCCAAGACCTGAACTCAAAACCTCTAGTTGCTAAATAGAGGGGAATGACTATTAGGGCAAGCTCCAGTTCACAGCAGAATTACTAATCACTAAACTAAATTTAATAACATTTGACATAGTTAATTTCTACTTTTAAGTTTTAAAGttaaaatctttttaatatttctacTTTTCTAATAGTTGCTAAATAGAGGGGAACGATTTTTTAGTTGTTGCTATGAGCCAAGTCATGGTTGCTAGATGAGGCATTATATAAACAAATGCTGGAATTCTACCCATGTACCACAGTAATAGGAAAACATGATTAAAGATCGTTGGTAGGAGTATCAGATTGGAAAGCATGAAAATTGGCCAAATCCCATGAATTTTGAAAATGAacaaattcaagaaacaaaggcaTTTTGAACAGAAATTACCGTAGTAATCTCCTTTGATGGTTCTTCAGCCTCGAAGATCACTTGGTCTCCtactttttcttgttttttcagCATTTTATGAAAATTTGAACTGTACAGCAAAATACCATCTCCAAGAAGCGAATAATTTTCTGATCCATGTGAATCTCTATTTTCAAGAATACGAGGACATAGTACTGTAGATGTGTCCTTAGAAACTTCTGGTGTCTTTGAAATTGAAACTTCAGGATTTTCATATTCTTGATCTTTGCAACCCACAGGCAGTTCTTCACATCCTGAGGTGGGATTGAGTGATGATGGGTCACAATCATCTGAGTTTGGCATTTGCACTGTAAGCAGGCTAGCAACATCACATACAAGTTAGAGAATGCACATAGCTAAAAGATACCACGCAACTTCAGATTGCATTAACATGCATAGACACACAtctatagagaaaaaaaaaatacagttaTACCAGTCAGAAGTGACTCCTTCCACATCAGCACTCCCATTCTGCCTGGTTTTCCTCTGGTGCTTCTGACTTGGTTCTAACTGCATGTCAGCATTCTCATAAGATAATGTGCTGTGAAGCCTTTTTCTTCCCAATGGCAATGCACTGTCAGCATTTCTAGATTTCTCAGAATCTTCAATAAAGTGGCTGACTTTATTATCTCTGTCGCCTTCAATTTCGGCATTACACAAGCCTTCATTTCTTTCCACATGTGGTGAATCAGACCTCACAGGCTGGGCCTCCCTTCTTCCTGTTCTCTCATGACCTTTTGAATCCATTCCCTCAGATGCAACAGATGGAATTTGAAGGTCTTTCCATTTTGACAAGCTAATTCTTTTACCATCTCCACagtttttgttcctatgagaAACAGACTTTTCAGAGCTGTAACCATTTCCCTCAGACACTTTTGCAAACTTGGCTGAGTTTTTGCATTCAGCGTGTTCTATATTTCTTTCTAGAGAATGCTTGAATATCACCTCGGCACATTTCCTGACCCAGGATAGAGTAGTGGATGTTCGAGGTGAAGCATGGGAGGTCTTCTCAGAAGGCAACTTCCAATTAGAACCATCATTAACAGTGATCTTCTGTTCAATTGGATCATCAATATCATGTGCAACATCAGCATTTGTGTTTGTTTTCAAAGAAACCTTCCATTTATTAGGTGTCTCAGATAGAGCCCTATTTTCAGATTCAATGTCCAAATGTTCCAATTTTTTAAGACGTTGAATCTCTTGATAAATTTTTTCTCTATCTGAATGCAACAATTCCCTTTGCTTCTGTAGCTTCTCCCGTTGAATATTGAGTGCTTCGATGGAGCTCTTTATCTCAGAacactctttttctctcttctcacgGTCCAGAGCAATCTCCATTCGCTCATCATTAAGCTTTTGCATCTCAGATGCAACATGTTCCAACTCCTTCACAATCAATTCCTTTTGAGAATTTATATGCTGGAGTTCTCTGGCCTTTTCTTGATCAAATGCTTCCTCCTTTTCTCTTAAATAAGTTTCAATTTCTTCTCGTCTTTTATCCATACAATTTTCTAATTCCTTCTTCTGAATCATAATGTCTCTCACAAAATCCTCTCTTTCTTGCTGAATCTTGCTGAACCAATCTGAATGCTCACGCTCCATCTTGCTTAAGAATTCCTCCCGCTCACGAGCCAAGGACTCAGCATCACTCTTGAACTGATTACGCAAATTTTCCTTCTCCAATTTAATGATATCATGTTCAGTTTTAAGGTACTGGTCCACTGTTTTTCTCTCTTCAGCAACCCGTTCTGCTTCTTTTCGtaactcttctcttttttcatcAATTAGCTCCCACTCAATCTCAAAATTCTCCTTTTCTGCCTTCAATTTATCAGCTTCAGCTATAAGTTCCATCTTTTGGGCTCTAAGATTATCAATTTCTTCTTTAAGTTTTCCTTCCAGAACAAGCAATTCATTTCTCTCAGCTAAAGTGAGCTCTAGTTTCTCTTGTGCACACTggatttctttcttctcatcttCCAGGGAAGATTTAGCATTCTCAAGGCTTTGTTTCAACTTCAGCATCTCCCCTCTTTCATTCTGCATGTTTTGCATCTCGATTTCTGCTGCTGTTTGGGTAGAATGTAGATTTTGTTCTCTCTCCTCCAGTAATTTCAATTTTTTCACTAcatcctcttccttttctgctAATGCACTCAACTCAAGCTTGATAGCATGTTCTCTTTCCTGAATAGCATTTTCTCTGTTACTGAGATCAGCCACCTTAGCCTCATTAGCCGTTCGTTTGGCCTCCATCTCATCCTCTAACATCATGCGCCTCTGTTCCAATTCGGCTTCAAATTCACTCCGCTTCCTTTCCAGAGCAGACTGATGTTCATCCATAAGTCTTTGTATCTCATCCTGCACTCATCATAAAATGTAGAGTCAATATATATAGAGGAGAAAACCAAGAGAACTGATTCTGAAGCTTAGCTTAATCTCTAATCATTGACCTACATATAAATGGAGATAAATTTGTTAAGAAGCAAAAAAAATCTCACATGTTCTTTGCAGGCAACCTTTTCTTGTAAAATTAGCAAATCACGCTCTCTTTTATCAAGCAAAGATTCCCTCTTGATCACAGACTGCAAGAATTAATTAGTAATCAAAAATGAAATCCACTAAAGAACAGCTGATGAGTATAGAAAAGGAGCATCTCATTTAACAAACAGAAAATACACAGACCTCCTCCCTAGTTGCAAGACCAGCTATTTTTAGATCCAAATTGGAGTTTTCTTCCTTCAGAGCTTTATGTTTTTCTTCAAgatttcttcttgcttcttccaatTCTTTTTCAAAGCAGCTTAAATCTTTCGATCTTTCAAAGATATATTCCTCCCTCTGATTTAATAAGGTCTGTGCTGCTATCAACCTCTCTTGCTCCTCATTCAGAATTTTCTGCCTATCGTATAGAGACTGCCTTTCACTGTTGATTTCTTGTTCCTTCGCATCACATCTGCAAAATTATTAATCTATATCACGAGAATATTCATCACACAGGTCTATTTCAACAAAAGATACAAAAGCAAATAAAAGGTAGCAGGACCCCAAAAGGGAAATAGGTTTCAAAATAATAATCAGAACCATCATGTGCAGACACCAAGTTGCCGATATGTCAGATGTCCACAGTTGAGGCAAGGAAacaataaaatgtttcatgtaaGGATTAGTACAATGCTATTGAAGAAGACTACCGAAGAAGATAATTTGTCTATTGGACAACTTCAGAAATAATTAGTTGCCAACAGGAATTCTTGATATAAATCTCAGACAAAGTGCAAAAGAAGGGAACTGCAAAACAAATTGAAGGACAACTTACTCAGACTTAAAAGAAATACGATCCCTCCTAAGTTCATCTTCACGTGCTTCAACGTCCTGTAAGTTTCTTAATGCAGCATTACGGCTCCGGCTGGCCTCTGCATGCAAAGATTCTGCAGCAAGCAGCTTTCTTTCTGCCTCATCAAATTTCCGTTCCGCAGCTTCCATCATTTGACGAGCCTCAGCCAGTTTGTTTTCATATGCAAGCTTTGTTTCCACAGATTCAGCACGCATATCATGCAAGGCCTTCTCAATCTACATAAAAGACAAAAATAATGGTACGTTATGTCTTAAAGTCATGATCATagccttatctcaaacattaaaTACTAGAGTAGCTCAATCACAGAAAGCTGCCTAATATACATTCCACTCATTTCATCAATGTAGACTCAAATATCCATGCCTAACAAACCTCTTGTCTTTCTTTAACATAGATCATTAGAAcagaattttatccctttctttgaaaaataaattttgttttaacCTTAATGAGAACATCACCTATTATTGCATGAGAGAGCTGTGCCAGCTAAAGATTAGATAAAGGAAGAGTACTTGATAAGTTCAGTTAAGATAATGAAGGTATAGTTTAGATATTGGAAAATTATAAAAGTAgatcaaaaaaggaaaaaactagAAAGAAAAGATACATAAACAATTATATTCATGTCTGTGATTTTGTATTGTAATCAATGAAGACAGTATGTAACGGCTTTGTTTAGCAGATCAACAAAAACAATGAGGCCATATcattataaaattaataaaaatatatcatcGAAAAGGATATCCTTGAGGGTAACAACAAAATGTAAAAGAAAGCTCGTCTAAATTAGCGTAAACTTGTAGAATTTTCAACATGATTGCATCCGGGGTGCATCTTAATTTCTTACATCCACAGGTGCCTATGGCTAGCATGCAATTGAATCCATCAAAGAGCTAACAATGTGATATGCTGGCACCAGCACTATGGATCAAAAACATTACTTTTGCATGAGAAATCTGGATCAAAACCTCTTGATGAAAGAAATGGTTTCAGATCCAGATTAAAAAAGGATATGAACAACTGAACAACATGGAGACCAAATATGAGGAAAACAATAGTGCTGTCAAAGATGATGACTACACCTCCTATTTTAAAGGAAAAAGCATCTGAAAGGAACCTTTGGCAAAACAGTGTTGATAATTCAAAATCCAAATAGATAGGATT
The sequence above is drawn from the Phoenix dactylifera cultivar Barhee BC4 unplaced genomic scaffold, palm_55x_up_171113_PBpolish2nd_filt_p 000007F, whole genome shotgun sequence genome and encodes:
- the LOC103712275 gene encoding protein CROWDED NUCLEI 4-like isoform X2, with the protein product MASPWPRASPLAVAATRSPAPRVAGASPPANGGTPLGDDAIWKRLREAGFDEESVKRRDKAALIAYISKLESEVYDYQHHMGLLILERKEWTSKYEQVKISAESAEVVYKREKAAQLSALAEARQREESLKKALGIEKECVANIEKALHDMRAESVETKLAYENKLAEARQMMEAAERKFDEAERKLLAAESLHAEASRSRNAALRNLQDVEAREDELRRDRISFKSECDAKEQEINSERQSLYDRQKILNEEQERLIAAQTLLNQREEYIFERSKDLSCFEKELEEARRNLEEKHKALKEENSNLDLKIAGLATREESVIKRESLLDKRERDLLILQEKVACKEHDEIQRLMDEHQSALERKRSEFEAELEQRRMMLEDEMEAKRTANEAKVADLSNRENAIQEREHAIKLELSALAEKEEDVVKKLKLLEEREQNLHSTQTAAEIEMQNMQNERGEMLKLKQSLENAKSSLEDEKKEIQCAQEKLELTLAERNELLVLEGKLKEEIDNLRAQKMELIAEADKLKAEKENFEIEWELIDEKREELRKEAERVAEERKTVDQYLKTEHDIIKLEKENLRNQFKSDAESLAREREEFLSKMEREHSDWFSKIQQEREDFVRDIMIQKKELENCMDKRREEIETYLREKEEAFDQEKARELQHINSQKELIVKELEHVASEMQKLNDERMEIALDREKREKECSEIKSSIEALNIQREKLQKQRELLHSDREKIYQEIQRLKKLEHLDIESENRALSETPNKWKVSLKTNTNADVAHDIDDPIEQKITVNDGSNWKLPSEKTSHASPRTSTTLSWVRKCAEVIFKHSLERNIEHAECKNSAKFAKVSEGNGYSSEKSVSHRNKNCGDGKRISLSKWKDLQIPSVASEGMDSKGHERTGRREAQPVRSDSPHVERNEGLCNAEIEGDRDNKVSHFIEDSEKSRNADSALPLGRKRLHSTLSYENADMQLEPSQKHQRKTRQNGSADVEGVTSDCANAKLR
- the LOC103712275 gene encoding protein CROWDED NUCLEI 4-like isoform X1, with product MASPWPRASPLAVAATRSPAPRVAGASPPANGGTPLGDDAIWKRLREAGFDEESVKRRDKAALIAYISKLESEVYDYQHHMGLLILERKEWTSKYEQVKISAESAEVVYKREKAAQLSALAEARQREESLKKALGIEKECVANIEKALHDMRAESVETKLAYENKLAEARQMMEAAERKFDEAERKLLAAESLHAEASRSRNAALRNLQDVEAREDELRRDRISFKSECDAKEQEINSERQSLYDRQKILNEEQERLIAAQTLLNQREEYIFERSKDLSCFEKELEEARRNLEEKHKALKEENSNLDLKIAGLATREESVIKRESLLDKRERDLLILQEKVACKEHDEIQRLMDEHQSALERKRSEFEAELEQRRMMLEDEMEAKRTANEAKVADLSNRENAIQEREHAIKLELSALAEKEEDVVKKLKLLEEREQNLHSTQTAAEIEMQNMQNERGEMLKLKQSLENAKSSLEDEKKEIQCAQEKLELTLAERNELLVLEGKLKEEIDNLRAQKMELIAEADKLKAEKENFEIEWELIDEKREELRKEAERVAEERKTVDQYLKTEHDIIKLEKENLRNQFKSDAESLAREREEFLSKMEREHSDWFSKIQQEREDFVRDIMIQKKELENCMDKRREEIETYLREKEEAFDQEKARELQHINSQKELIVKELEHVASEMQKLNDERMEIALDREKREKECSEIKSSIEALNIQREKLQKQRELLHSDREKIYQEIQRLKKLEHLDIESENRALSETPNKWKVSLKTNTNADVAHDIDDPIEQKITVNDGSNWKLPSEKTSHASPRTSTTLSWVRKCAEVIFKHSLERNIEHAECKNSAKFAKVSEGNGYSSEKSVSHRNKNCGDGKRISLSKWKDLQIPSVASEGMDSKGHERTGRREAQPVRSDSPHVERNEGLCNAEIEGDRDNKVSHFIEDSEKSRNADSALPLGRKRLHSTLSYENADMQLEPSQKHQRKTRQNGSADVEGVTSDCLLTVQMPNSDDCDPSSLNPTSGCEELPVGCKDQEYENPEVSISKTPEVSKDTSTVLCPRILENRDSHGSENYSLLGDGILLYSSNFHKMLKKQEKVGDQVIFEAEEPSKEITTSTMEQTADDGGKIKEQDRCNRDGDDEVEDEDEDRLSTKEKLWKFIIT